ACATGTCTTCGATTTTTTTTCCATAAGCCATCGATGCTTCAGCTCTTGGTCCAATCGAGTTATTCATATTCTTTGGTAATCCCACAACAAAACGAGTCACTTCATATTCTTTGACTAATTCTGCCAAACGTTCAAAGCCAAATTCTTCCTGTTCTTCATTGATTCGAATGATCTCTACACCTTGTGCCGTCCAACCAAATGGATCACTTACCGCGATTCCCACTGTCTTAGATCCGACGTCAAGTCCCATTACTCTCATCGAATAGTGATTCCGTGATCGGATAAGTAATATTTAACCAGCTCTTCCATGATCTCATCCCGTTCGTGACGACGAATCAAATTTCGAGCGTCTTGATAACGAGGAATGTAGGCCGGGTCTCCAGAAAGCAAATAGCCCACAATCTGATTGATCGGATTATATCCTTTTTCCTCTAAAGCCTTGTATACAGTAGCTAGAGTCTCACTTACTTCCTTCTTACGACTGTCATCAAAATCAAAACGTACAGTTTCATCTGTAAAACCCATTTATCTACACCTCACTTTTATTCTATTCATACACATCCATTCTACTAAAAACAAGGCAAAACTACAAACAAAACTTAACATTTTCTGTCATATATTAAAGATTTCCTTTAATTTTATCAGAATCAGAGGAATATCAGGCAAATAAATTGGTTTTGATCTCAAAATGAAGATGACTTACTCACTATTTTTACTACTAGTTGTTTTTTATTGTATACTAGTTTAAAAGATTGGGTGCAAAATAAAGGGGTTTTTTTATGTTTGTTTGGATTATCGGCAGTATTACTGTGTTATTGATCAGTTTGTTTCGAATTTTATTAAAGCAATCAAAAAAACCGACGGGATTTCTGGGTACATGGATGATGCGTCTTTGGAATGGTGTGTATCTCCCTTTAGTGAAATGGACAATGAGCAATTTGGCTTTGAATGATCAGATTAGTATTTTAGATATTGGCGTTGGTAATGGTGCCTCTAGTGCTTATCTGTTACAGCAGGCAAACTTATTATCAGTAACAGGTATCGACTTTTCTGAGGACGCTATCATTCAAGCAAAAAAGAAGTATCCAAACGAAAGGCTTCACTTTGAAACAATGGATGTTCATACAATGGCTTTTCAGCCTGAAACATTTGATCTTGTAACAGCATTTCAAACTCATTTTCACTGGGATGATCTAGACAAAGCTTCACGTGAAATCCATCGTATTCTTAAACAAAACGGCCTTGTTGTGTTCGCCTGCGAAACAGCAAAAATCAACTACTTTTTACCTGAATTCAAAAAAATAGACTCATTTCAAACTTATATGTCTGATCGAGGATTTTTACCTTACGCTCACCATAAAACAAATCAATGGTCTATGTTTGTTTTTCAAAAAGTAAAATGATGTGAAACAATCGCTTCACATCATTTTACTTTTTATAGATTAGTTAGCACCTTGACCATCAGTGCTTTTTGAGCATGAAGACGATTACCAGCTTCTTCATAAATAGCAGAATGTACACCATCGATAATGTCAGCTGCGACCTCTTCTCCCCTATGTGCAGGTAGGCAATGTAAGAATAGATAATCTTTTTTTGCCTGAGCAGCTATTTGCTCATTGACTTGAAATGATTTGAATACTTTTTCTCGTTCTTTTTGTTCTGATTCATCTCCCATACTTGCCCATACATCTGTTACTAAAACGTCAGCATTTTTCGCTGCTTGATCTGGTTCGTTCGAGATTTCAATGACACTGCCACTTACTTTTGCGTTTTCTTTGGCAAGCTTCACAAACTCTTCTTTCGGTTCATATCCTTTTGGTGTTGCGATGCTTACATCCATCCCAACCAAACTTCCGCCAATCAAAAATGAATGCGCCATATTGTTTCCATCACCGATATAGGTTAATTTGATTCCTTCTAGTTTCCCTTTTTGTTCATAAATTGTTTGAAAATCCGCAAGTATCTGGCATGGATGATGGTTGTCTGTTAGACCATTGATCACAGGAATGGATGCTTCAGCCGCTAACTCGGCCACCATCTGGTCTGAATAGGTACGAATCATGATCGCATCCACATAATTAGACATGACTTTAGCCGTATCCTTCACAGGTTCTCCCCGTCCCATTTGAGTACTCTTGGAATCTAATACGATCGCTTGCCCTCCAAGTTGAATGATTCCTGCCTCAAAAGAGACACGTGTTCGAGTACTGTTTTTTTCAAAGATCATTGCTAATATTTTCCCGGCTAGTACGCCACGATACTCTTCAGGATTTGCTTTGATTGCAACAGCTAACTCAATGATCCCCATAAATTCATCTTTTGTTAACTCAGTTAAGTTTAAAACACTTTTGCCATACATAGAATTTATCATTTATTTTTCTCCTTTTTTATGTAATCTAAACGAGCTTGTCCCTCCTTGAAAGAAAAATTAGCTGCGTCACTTTTTATTTTACTCTATTTTTCGTTATTCAGCGTTGCCCTGTAATGTCCTATTACTTAAAACCTTACTTATTATCGCTAAAGCTTGTTTGATTTCTTCTACTTCAATCGTTAATGGTGGTAAAAGTCGCAAAACATTTTGTCCAGCCTTTAAAGTCAGCAACCCTTCTGCTTCCAATAAATCCATCACTTGATTTAATGTATTGGTGTCAGAAAACTCAATACCAAGCATAAGGCCTTTACCCCGGATAGCTTTGATCACCTTATTTTTTTCTGCTATCTGTGTTAAACCAGCTGCTAACAGCTGCCCTTTTTTCTGAACTTCCAACAAAAATTCTGTCTGATTGATTCGCTCAACTACTCTAGATGCTACGCACATCGCCAACTTATTTCCGCCAAAAGTAGAGCCATGACTGCCAGGTCCAAACGCTTTCGCCAAGGTCTTCTTTCCAAGCATTGCACCAACAGGAATTCCATTCCCTAAACCTTTAGCCAGTGTAAATATATCTGGCTCGATTTGATATCCTTCATAAGCATAAAAAGTGCCCGTTCGTCCAATTCCTGTTTGAATTTCATCGATGATCAATAAAGCACCAAACTCATGGCATAGTGATTGAACCGCTTGAATCCATTCCTCATCAGCTGGTACAACACCACCTTCGCCTTGAATCAGCTCCAACATGACAGCTGCTGTTTGCTGATTGATTTCAGCCTTCAAAGGCTCCAACTCATTAAAGGGTAAATAAATAAAATCTGGTACTAACGGAGCAAATCCTTGATGAATACTATTTTGTCCAGTGGCACTCATTGCACCATACGTTCGACCATGAAAAGAATTCGTAAATGTAATTATTTTACTTTTGCCTGTTGCTTTGCGAGCTAGCTTGATTGCAGCTTCATTTGCTTCTGCCCCGCTGTTACAAAAATAGCTGATATACTCTTTCTCATTTGCTAATTTTTCAGCGACTTGTTCTTGCAATTGATTTTCATATAAATTAGGGGTATGCCATAAAAGAGTAGACTGCTCTAGCAATACTTGATTCAATTCAGGATCATTGTACCCTAAATTCATTACGCCAATACCACTAGTAAAATCAAGGTAGTTGTTCCCTGTTTGATCTGTCAGTACATTTTTAGACCCTTTGATCAATTCCAACTCTTTTCTTTGATAATTTGGAAATAAATAACTCATACAAAGACCCCCTTGGATTTAATGATGGTTCCAGCGTGTTGAATTTGATTGGTGATATGAACTTCCTTTACGCCACCTTTGATAGCTGCTACAGCACTTTCTAATTTAGGCAGCATCCCACCTTTGATAATTTTTTCTCTCTTTAGTTTAGGCACTTCACTAGTGGAGAGTTCTTTTAACCACTGATTTTCCTTTTTTACTCCTGGAACATCCGTTAGTAGATAGAGCTTTTCAGCTTGTAATTCTTCCGCAACTTTACATGCAACGTGATCAGCGTTGATGTTCAGCCATTCACCTGTTTTTGTCAAACCTAGTGGAGCAATGATTGGGATATGCTTCGTTTTAAGTAAGTGTTCTAATAATTCTGTATCCACTTGCTCGACCTCCCCAACTGCCCCTAATCTATGTTCATCAACAAATGATCCCGTAATGATTTGACCACAAGATGCATTTAGTCCTACAACTGAGAAGCCTTCCTGTTGAAAATGAGCTGTAATCATCGGTTGCACTTGACCGATCAAAACCATTTGAGTGATCTTTAATGTTTCAGCGGTAGTTACACGTAGTCCATCTTGAATCACCACAGGTACATTTAAGCGCTGCATCATTTCAGAAATATAATGTCCGCCTCCGTGAACAATAACGACTTGTTTCCCTTCTTTTTGCCAACGATCGACTTGTTCAAAAAATGCTTTTGTTAAGTTATCACTGGCTACTCCACCCAATTTTATAACAATGACCTTCTTCATGCTTGTCGCTCCCTTTATGTTTTAAACGTTCTGTTTTGTATTTTATTTGATTGTTCCTTTTTTTATGGATAAATCGGCAACTGATCTAATCCACATCGTTCATCAAATCCAGCAAAAATATTTAAATTTTGGATTGCTTGCCCTGCAGCACCTTTGCCTAAATTATCAATGACTGTAACAATCGTGACCATATTTGTCTGTGTATTATAGGCAAGTCCGATATCACAATAATTTGAACCAATCACCTGTTTAAGTACAGGATAATGCCCAACTTCTTGAACTCTTATAAAAGTATTATGCTCAAAATGTGCTTGATAGAGTTGAACCAATTCCTCGTCAGAAATCGGTTGTGTCAATTTAGCATAAGCTGTTAGAAAAATCCCTCTAGTCACTGGAATCAATGATGTTGAAAATTGAACTGCTGTAAGAGCAGGTGCCCATTTTTTCAATTGTTGCACGATTTCAGGAATATGTTGGTGGCTATTCATTTTGTACAAGGTCATATTATCATGTGTTTCTGAAAAATGAGTTGTTTGAGATAACCCTTTACCTGCACCTGAAATACCTGATTTAGCATCGATCACGATAGAATCTAAGCTTAGTTTACCTTCTTTTAGTAATGGTGCTAAAGATAACTCCGCAGCCGTAGCGTAGCACCCAGGGTTAGTGATCCATTTTGAGTGTGGCACTTCTCGATACTCTGCTAAGCCATAATCAAACTTTTGGATCAAATGCATCGGAGCTGCACTAGAGCCATACCAAGTTTCATACGCCCCAAGTTCTTTTAACCGAAAATCACCAGATAAATCAATCACAGGAAATTCAGCTTCAACGAAAGACTTTGCCAACTCTTTTGAAATACCCGACGGAGTCGCAAAAAAAACTAAATCACTTTTTTTCATTATTTCTTCTGGATCGATTTTTTCTAAAGGTAAGGTAATGAGTTGCTGTAAATGTGGATAAACTTCATCTATTGATTTTTTATTCATTGAATGACTATGGATCGAAACGACTTCGACAAGTGGATGCTGTCTAAGATAGCGTAAAAGCTCCAATCCGCTATAGCCTGTTACACCAACAATCGAGACCTTCATCAGCTTCACTTCTTTTCTTTTTTATTTTACCAAGCTATGTGTTGTTTTTCATATTATACGTTTTCCCACGAGACAAGTCAACGGTTTTTTATTAATTTATACAAACAAAATAAATATTTATGCAAAAAAAAGGAAACGGAATATTCATCATATTTTGAATAAAAATAGGTCAGTAGAAAAGCATTATTCGCTTTTCTACTGACCTTGATCAACTTTTCTTCTACTTAAAATTCCAAGAACTATACAGAAAGATAAATCACAATCGTTCCATCTTCCTTGTAATGTTCCACATCCGTCAGATAAGTACGTTTTGCTTCTATCACTTCGTCTTTCCAAATTTTTTGCCAAGCTTCACCTACACCTTCGGGGCTAGCAACGGCTACTGGGATCTCTAAATAATCACCAGCAAGAATAACTGAAT
This sequence is a window from Enterococcus sp. 7F3_DIV0205. Protein-coding genes within it:
- the argC gene encoding N-acetyl-gamma-glutamyl-phosphate reductase, which produces MKVSIVGVTGYSGLELLRYLRQHPLVEVVSIHSHSMNKKSIDEVYPHLQQLITLPLEKIDPEEIMKKSDLVFFATPSGISKELAKSFVEAEFPVIDLSGDFRLKELGAYETWYGSSAAPMHLIQKFDYGLAEYREVPHSKWITNPGCYATAAELSLAPLLKEGKLSLDSIVIDAKSGISGAGKGLSQTTHFSETHDNMTLYKMNSHQHIPEIVQQLKKWAPALTAVQFSTSLIPVTRGIFLTAYAKLTQPISDEELVQLYQAHFEHNTFIRVQEVGHYPVLKQVIGSNYCDIGLAYNTQTNMVTIVTVIDNLGKGAAGQAIQNLNIFAGFDERCGLDQLPIYP
- the argF gene encoding ornithine carbamoyltransferase, with protein sequence MINSMYGKSVLNLTELTKDEFMGIIELAVAIKANPEEYRGVLAGKILAMIFEKNSTRTRVSFEAGIIQLGGQAIVLDSKSTQMGRGEPVKDTAKVMSNYVDAIMIRTYSDQMVAELAAEASIPVINGLTDNHHPCQILADFQTIYEQKGKLEGIKLTYIGDGNNMAHSFLIGGSLVGMDVSIATPKGYEPKEEFVKLAKENAKVSGSVIEISNEPDQAAKNADVLVTDVWASMGDESEQKEREKVFKSFQVNEQIAAQAKKDYLFLHCLPAHRGEEVAADIIDGVHSAIYEEAGNRLHAQKALMVKVLTNL
- the argB gene encoding acetylglutamate kinase, whose amino-acid sequence is MKKVIVIKLGGVASDNLTKAFFEQVDRWQKEGKQVVIVHGGGHYISEMMQRLNVPVVIQDGLRVTTAETLKITQMVLIGQVQPMITAHFQQEGFSVVGLNASCGQIITGSFVDEHRLGAVGEVEQVDTELLEHLLKTKHIPIIAPLGLTKTGEWLNINADHVACKVAEELQAEKLYLLTDVPGVKKENQWLKELSTSEVPKLKREKIIKGGMLPKLESAVAAIKGGVKEVHITNQIQHAGTIIKSKGVFV
- a CDS encoding acetylornithine transaminase, which gives rise to MSYLFPNYQRKELELIKGSKNVLTDQTGNNYLDFTSGIGVMNLGYNDPELNQVLLEQSTLLWHTPNLYENQLQEQVAEKLANEKEYISYFCNSGAEANEAAIKLARKATGKSKIITFTNSFHGRTYGAMSATGQNSIHQGFAPLVPDFIYLPFNELEPLKAEINQQTAAVMLELIQGEGGVVPADEEWIQAVQSLCHEFGALLIIDEIQTGIGRTGTFYAYEGYQIEPDIFTLAKGLGNGIPVGAMLGKKTLAKAFGPGSHGSTFGGNKLAMCVASRVVERINQTEFLLEVQKKGQLLAAGLTQIAEKNKVIKAIRGKGLMLGIEFSDTNTLNQVMDLLEAEGLLTLKAGQNVLRLLPPLTIEVEEIKQALAIISKVLSNRTLQGNAE
- a CDS encoding IreB family regulatory phosphoprotein, whose amino-acid sequence is MGFTDETVRFDFDDSRKKEVSETLATVYKALEEKGYNPINQIVGYLLSGDPAYIPRYQDARNLIRRHERDEIMEELVKYYLSDHGITIR
- the ruvX gene encoding Holliday junction resolvase RuvX, with protein sequence MRVMGLDVGSKTVGIAVSDPFGWTAQGVEIIRINEEQEEFGFERLAELVKEYEVTRFVVGLPKNMNNSIGPRAEASMAYGKKIEDMFQLPVTYQDERLTTVQAERMLVEQANTSRAKRKKVIDKVAAVMILQNYLDGAGNKI
- a CDS encoding class I SAM-dependent methyltransferase; amino-acid sequence: MFVWIIGSITVLLISLFRILLKQSKKPTGFLGTWMMRLWNGVYLPLVKWTMSNLALNDQISILDIGVGNGASSAYLLQQANLLSVTGIDFSEDAIIQAKKKYPNERLHFETMDVHTMAFQPETFDLVTAFQTHFHWDDLDKASREIHRILKQNGLVVFACETAKINYFLPEFKKIDSFQTYMSDRGFLPYAHHKTNQWSMFVFQKVK